ACGTCTTACTCATTTGAAGAGCTTGTCGCATGCTTTGCGATAAAATACCCAAAAAGCCAGGTTGTTGGAGTAACGACGACTGGAGAAATGGGTCCACTAGGATTTGATGAACATAGCCTAAGTGTACAAAGTTATGCAGCACAGTTTGGTAAAGTTCAACCGACATTAATGACCGATATCGCACAATACCCAATCTTTGAGCGCCAAAAGCTTGTAAGCTCTGCCAAGCAATTAGGCATTCCATTACAGTCAAAAAATATCGAAAAAGAAGGCCTTGCATTTGTATTTCCTGTTGGCTTACATGCAGGAGAGGAAAAAATGCTGTCGGTTGTCAATTCGATTTTTGAACATGACGGATTCCCGATTTTCGGTGGTACTGCCGGAGATGATGCAAAATTTGAGGCGACATATGTTAGTGTAAATGGTGAAATTACATCAACAGGTGGGGCAGTCATTTTTATGAAGCCAACTGTTGATTTTTATATTATTAAGGAAAATAATTTTGAAAGCACGGGCAAAAAGGTCAAAATTACAAAAGCCGACCCAGAAAAGCGCCTTGTTTATGAAATGGATGGGCGCCCAGCAGCAGAAGTGTATGCAAAAGCATTAGGTGTGCCGGTCAGTACGCTTGCGCAGCATTGGTCACTTTATCCGTTAGGGAGAAAATTCAATAATGAGTTTCATAATGCATCGCCGTTTATGGTGAGAGAATCGGGTGCACTTGAATTTTATTGCCAAGTGTACGAAGGGGCTACGTTAGAAATTTTACAGCCGCGTGATGCGATTAAGGAAATGGAAAAAACAATTGATAATTTCACGAATCATTTCACTGAATTAAATGGCGTCTTTGCGTGTAATTGTATTCTCCGAAAGCTGCAGTTCCAACAAGAGCGTCTCTTTGGACAAATGAATGAGCGTTTAAAACAACTTCCGAATTTATGCGGGTTTTCGAGTTACGGTGAGCAGCTAAATAAATCACAGTTAAACCAAACGATGGTGCTAATTGGCTTTGGTAAATTAAGAGCGGAGTGAATGACATGTTAAAACGATGGTTGAACAAAGGGCAAGTAGTAGAAGACGTTAAACAGGAAATCGAAACACTAACACCAGATGAGCGCGCTCAAATTATTGAAGGTGTAGAGGAATTGCTGGAGTTGTTGAAAAAAACTAATACGAAAACTACGGAAGGCGATCACTTATTTATCGAACGGATTTCTGTCATTTCGGAGTCGCTTCAGCAAGACCAAACGCTGCTAAGTTCTACTTATGAAAATGCACAATCAATCGTGCAAGAAACTGAAGAAATTCAGCAAATTACAGCTTCCGTGGAATCACAAGTGGATCAAAACCGCCAATTGATTGAAGAGGGGCGTCATCAAATGGATGCGCTAAGTGGTCAAATGGAAAATGTGCGTCGTATCTTTACAAATGTCGGTGTATCGATTGGTGATTTGCAAAAAGACACGAAGGAAATTCAAG
The sequence above is a segment of the Solibacillus sp. FSL H8-0523 genome. Coding sequences within it:
- a CDS encoding FIST N-terminal domain-containing protein translates to MDLIRSAITKTKQVQKAIDELSFTIHKDPALVLFFASTSYSFEELVACFAIKYPKSQVVGVTTTGEMGPLGFDEHSLSVQSYAAQFGKVQPTLMTDIAQYPIFERQKLVSSAKQLGIPLQSKNIEKEGLAFVFPVGLHAGEEKMLSVVNSIFEHDGFPIFGGTAGDDAKFEATYVSVNGEITSTGGAVIFMKPTVDFYIIKENNFESTGKKVKITKADPEKRLVYEMDGRPAAEVYAKALGVPVSTLAQHWSLYPLGRKFNNEFHNASPFMVRESGALEFYCQVYEGATLEILQPRDAIKEMEKTIDNFTNHFTELNGVFACNCILRKLQFQQERLFGQMNERLKQLPNLCGFSSYGEQLNKSQLNQTMVLIGFGKLRAE